In the Wyeomyia smithii strain HCP4-BCI-WySm-NY-G18 chromosome 2, ASM2978416v1, whole genome shotgun sequence genome, one interval contains:
- the LOC129724193 gene encoding gelsolin, cytoplasmic-like isoform X1, producing MHSAFKNAGTSKGLEVWRIENFEPVPVPKKTYGKFYTGDSYIVLNTKQTKNGIFSWDVHFWLGLETSQDEAGSAAILSVQLDDRHNGAPVQHREVQDHESSLFLSYFPGGVRYAEGGVKSGFNEVETNAAGEKRLFHVKGSKNVRVRQVALGIASMNKGDCFILDAGNAIYVYVGPRSKRVEKIKAISAASQIRDQDHAGRANVYILDEFASAGDQQEFFDVLGEGSPDEVADESESDDTYEENLTTAITLYRVSDAGGSLEIIPVGERPLKQSMLDSDQDCFILDTGSSGIFVWVGKGATSQERAQSMIKAQEFISSKGYPVHTQVHRVIENGERTDFKQYFASWKDKGVVHSHLIKAAMDDDSSEAGEEKEFDPEILHMFKKNGGRALGFMPDNGQGEAEIWRVENFELVPADPQAYGMFFGGDSYVIKYEYRNKRGGHGFIIYFWQGKESSTDEKASAALHAVRLDNELNGKAVQVRVTQGNEPRHFLKIFKGKLINFTGGHASGFRNIHDHDSYDVDGTRLFRIRGTCSEDIRAEQLPETASSLASDDVFILETPSATYIWHGVGASNLEKEMAANIVKIVSPDAVPEIINEGSEPDAFWDALGGKADYDHELDPAGAPFLNPRLFHCRILFNKRLRVEEVPHFEQDDLNVDDVMVLDGGDEIYVWIGNGATDEERAKSIDMAKQYIRTDPSERNEDTVPIVILKQGDEPRSFKRLFPSWDDSHWESQSSYETIRQKIMDLNEPRL from the exons AACTTTGAACCAGTTCCAGTGCCAAAGAAAACGTACGGGAAATTCTACACCGGAGATTCCTACATCGTTCTGAAT acgaagcaaacaaaaaatggcATCTTCTCGTGGGATGTCCACTTCTGGCTCGGCCTAGAAACTAGCCAAGACGAGGCAGGATCCGCCGCTATCCTCAGCGTACAGCTAGACGACAGACACAACGGGGCACCGGTGCAGCACCGCGAGGTTCAAGATCACGAATCCAGTCTGTTTCTCAGCTACTTCCCGGGAGGGGTTCGCTATGCCGAGGGAGGTGTCAAAAGTGGTTTCAACGAGGTGGAAACCAATGCAGCGGGCGAAAAACGGCTGTTCCACGTGAAAGGTTCCAAGAACGTCCGTGTGCGCCAGGTCGCGCTCGGAATCGCGTCCATGAACAAAGGCGACTGCTTCATTTTGGATGCGGGCAACGCAATTTACGTCTATGTGGGACCAAGGTCCAAACGGGTGGAAAAGATAAAAGCTATTAGCGCTGCCAGTCAGATCCGTGATCAAGACCATGCCGGTCGGGCTAACGTCTATATACTTG ATGAATTCGCAAGCGCAGGAGACCAGCAGGAATTTTTCGATGTTCTTGGCGAAGGATCTCCAGACGAGGTTGCGGACGAATCAGAAAGCGATGATACTTATGAGGAAAATCTGACGACGGCCATAACCTTGTACAGGGTCTCCGATGCTGGCGGTAGCCTCGAAATTATTCCGGTTGGTGAGCGACCTCTGAAACAAAGCATGTTAGATTCAGAT CAGGATTGCTTCATACTGGACACTGGATCATCGGGAATATTTGTATGGGTCGGTAAAGGCGCAACTTCACAAGAAAGAGCACAGTCTATGATCAAAGCTCAGGAGTTTATTTCTAGTAAAGGTTATCCGGTTCACACCCAGGTACATCGGGTTATTGAGAATGGAGAGAGAACTGATTTCAAACAGTACTTTGCCAGTTGGAAGGATAAAGGTGTTGTCCACAGTCATCTCATTAAAGCGGCAATGGACGACGACAGCTCGGAAGCTGGGGAGGAAAAAGAGTTTGATCCGGAGATTCTTCATATGTTCAAAAAGAACGGTGGCCGGGCTCTGGGATTCATGCCAGACAATGGTCAAGGAGAGGCAGAAATTTGGCGTGTTGAGAACTTCGAATTGGTTCCCGCGGATCCGCAAGCTTATGGAATGTTCTTTGGCGGTGATTCGTACGTTATTAAATACGAGTATCGTAATAAGAGAGGAGGTCATGGATTCATCATTTACTTCTGGCAAGGCAAAGAGTCCAGCACCGATGAGAAAGCGTCCGCTGCTCTGCATGCTGTTCGCCTTGATAACGAGTTGAACGGCAAAGCGGTTCAGGTGCGTGTGACTCAAGGAAACGAACCTCGGCATTTCTTGAAGATCTTCAAGGGTAAACTAATCAATTTCACTGGAGGGCATGCATCAGGTTTCCGAAATATCCACGACCACGATAGCTACGATGTGGACGGAACTCGTTTGTTCCGAATCAGAGGAACTTGCTCCGAAGACATTCGGGCTGAACAGCTCCCGGAAACAGCAAGCTCTCTTGCCTCGGACGATGTATTCATTCTTGAAACTCCATCCGCTACTTATATCTGGCACGGAGTAGGAGCTTCCAATCTCGAGAAGGAGATGGCAGCAAACATTGTAAAAATCGTCTCTCCGGATGCGGTACCAGAAATCATAAACGAAGGCTCTGAGCCAGACGCATTCTGGGATGCTCTGGGCGGCAAAGCGGATTACGACCATGAACTGGATCCAGCTGGTGCACCATTCTTAAATCCACGTCTGTTCCACTGCCGAATTCTGTTCAACAAGCGTCTACGCGTGGAAGAAGTGCCTCACTTTGAACAGGAT GATCTCAACGTGGATGACGTTATGGTTCTTGATGGCGGcgacgaaatctatgtctggaTTGGCAACGGAGCTACCGACGAAGAGAGGGCTAAATCGATTGACATGGCCAAGCAGTACATCCGTACGGATCCATCCGAGCGTAACGAGGATACGGTACCGATTGTGATCCTGAAGCAGGGTGACGAACCACGTAGCTTCAAACGTCTGTTCCCCTCGTGGGACGATAGTCACTGGGAG TCGCAGTCATCGTACGAGACTATTAGACAGAAGATAATGGACCTAAATGAACCACGTTTATAA
- the LOC129724194 gene encoding uncharacterized protein LOC129724194, with product MTKKALVAFAILIVQFGFCLGTPCNGTTSSVRAKRNPPSRCCNDGFEDSVNHEKVVAVRRQCAEEMGITEMSEEELLKNRETLVCLIECITKKHALADENGDVLHEDLAKALKEHFSVAEWKTPLLDEFIHECFEYAEAEHEKHSEEGGKCNPEGFHFGYCLWRHFTLACPEEMQDDSERCESIRGKLKSDESVSVWNADIDE from the exons ATGACCAAGAAAGCACTCGTAGCTTTTGCTATTTTAATAGTTCAATTTGGCTTTTGCTTAGGAACGCCATGCAATGGAACAACCAGTTCAGTTCGTGCTAAACGGAATCCTCCATCCCGTTGCTGCAATGACGGATTCGAAGATTCGGTCAATCATGAGAAGGTTGTAGCAGTGAGGCGTCAGTGTGCGGAGGAAATGGGAATCACGGAAATGTCGG AGGAAGAACTGCTAAAAAATCGAGAAACTCTTGTCTGCTTGATTGAATGCATCACCAAAAAGCACGCCTTGGCTGACGAAAACGGCGATGTGTTGCATGAAGATTTGGCAAAAGCTTTGAAGGAGCATTTCAGTGTTGCCGAATGGAAGACTCCCCTTCTGGATGAGTTTATTCACGAGTGTTTTGAGTATGCGGAAGCGGAGCACGAGAAGCACTCGGAAGAGGGTGGCAAGTGCAATCCGGAGGGTTTCCATTTTGGCTACTGTCTGTGGCGTCACTTTACCCTCGCATGCCCCGAGGAGATGCAAGACGATTCGGAGAGGTGCGAGTCGATTCGGGGTAAGCTCAAAAGCGACGAAAGCGTTAGCGTGTGGAATGCCGATATTGATGAATAG
- the LOC129724193 gene encoding gelsolin, cytoplasmic-like isoform X2 produces MHSAFKNAGTSKGLEVWRIENFEPVPVPKKTYGKFYTGDSYIVLNTKQTKNGIFSWDVHFWLGLETSQDEAGSAAILSVQLDDRHNGAPVQHREVQDHESSLFLSYFPGGVRYAEGGVKSGFNEVETNAAGEKRLFHVKGSKNVRVRQVALGIASMNKGDCFILDAGNAIYVYVGPRSKRVEKIKAISAASQIRDQDHAGRANVYILDEFASAGDQQEFFDVLGEGSPDEVADESESDDTYEENLTTAITLYRVSDAGGSLEIIPVGERPLKQSMLDSDDCFILDTGSSGIFVWVGKGATSQERAQSMIKAQEFISSKGYPVHTQVHRVIENGERTDFKQYFASWKDKGVVHSHLIKAAMDDDSSEAGEEKEFDPEILHMFKKNGGRALGFMPDNGQGEAEIWRVENFELVPADPQAYGMFFGGDSYVIKYEYRNKRGGHGFIIYFWQGKESSTDEKASAALHAVRLDNELNGKAVQVRVTQGNEPRHFLKIFKGKLINFTGGHASGFRNIHDHDSYDVDGTRLFRIRGTCSEDIRAEQLPETASSLASDDVFILETPSATYIWHGVGASNLEKEMAANIVKIVSPDAVPEIINEGSEPDAFWDALGGKADYDHELDPAGAPFLNPRLFHCRILFNKRLRVEEVPHFEQDDLNVDDVMVLDGGDEIYVWIGNGATDEERAKSIDMAKQYIRTDPSERNEDTVPIVILKQGDEPRSFKRLFPSWDDSHWESQSSYETIRQKIMDLNEPRL; encoded by the exons AACTTTGAACCAGTTCCAGTGCCAAAGAAAACGTACGGGAAATTCTACACCGGAGATTCCTACATCGTTCTGAAT acgaagcaaacaaaaaatggcATCTTCTCGTGGGATGTCCACTTCTGGCTCGGCCTAGAAACTAGCCAAGACGAGGCAGGATCCGCCGCTATCCTCAGCGTACAGCTAGACGACAGACACAACGGGGCACCGGTGCAGCACCGCGAGGTTCAAGATCACGAATCCAGTCTGTTTCTCAGCTACTTCCCGGGAGGGGTTCGCTATGCCGAGGGAGGTGTCAAAAGTGGTTTCAACGAGGTGGAAACCAATGCAGCGGGCGAAAAACGGCTGTTCCACGTGAAAGGTTCCAAGAACGTCCGTGTGCGCCAGGTCGCGCTCGGAATCGCGTCCATGAACAAAGGCGACTGCTTCATTTTGGATGCGGGCAACGCAATTTACGTCTATGTGGGACCAAGGTCCAAACGGGTGGAAAAGATAAAAGCTATTAGCGCTGCCAGTCAGATCCGTGATCAAGACCATGCCGGTCGGGCTAACGTCTATATACTTG ATGAATTCGCAAGCGCAGGAGACCAGCAGGAATTTTTCGATGTTCTTGGCGAAGGATCTCCAGACGAGGTTGCGGACGAATCAGAAAGCGATGATACTTATGAGGAAAATCTGACGACGGCCATAACCTTGTACAGGGTCTCCGATGCTGGCGGTAGCCTCGAAATTATTCCGGTTGGTGAGCGACCTCTGAAACAAAGCATGTTAGATTCAGAT GATTGCTTCATACTGGACACTGGATCATCGGGAATATTTGTATGGGTCGGTAAAGGCGCAACTTCACAAGAAAGAGCACAGTCTATGATCAAAGCTCAGGAGTTTATTTCTAGTAAAGGTTATCCGGTTCACACCCAGGTACATCGGGTTATTGAGAATGGAGAGAGAACTGATTTCAAACAGTACTTTGCCAGTTGGAAGGATAAAGGTGTTGTCCACAGTCATCTCATTAAAGCGGCAATGGACGACGACAGCTCGGAAGCTGGGGAGGAAAAAGAGTTTGATCCGGAGATTCTTCATATGTTCAAAAAGAACGGTGGCCGGGCTCTGGGATTCATGCCAGACAATGGTCAAGGAGAGGCAGAAATTTGGCGTGTTGAGAACTTCGAATTGGTTCCCGCGGATCCGCAAGCTTATGGAATGTTCTTTGGCGGTGATTCGTACGTTATTAAATACGAGTATCGTAATAAGAGAGGAGGTCATGGATTCATCATTTACTTCTGGCAAGGCAAAGAGTCCAGCACCGATGAGAAAGCGTCCGCTGCTCTGCATGCTGTTCGCCTTGATAACGAGTTGAACGGCAAAGCGGTTCAGGTGCGTGTGACTCAAGGAAACGAACCTCGGCATTTCTTGAAGATCTTCAAGGGTAAACTAATCAATTTCACTGGAGGGCATGCATCAGGTTTCCGAAATATCCACGACCACGATAGCTACGATGTGGACGGAACTCGTTTGTTCCGAATCAGAGGAACTTGCTCCGAAGACATTCGGGCTGAACAGCTCCCGGAAACAGCAAGCTCTCTTGCCTCGGACGATGTATTCATTCTTGAAACTCCATCCGCTACTTATATCTGGCACGGAGTAGGAGCTTCCAATCTCGAGAAGGAGATGGCAGCAAACATTGTAAAAATCGTCTCTCCGGATGCGGTACCAGAAATCATAAACGAAGGCTCTGAGCCAGACGCATTCTGGGATGCTCTGGGCGGCAAAGCGGATTACGACCATGAACTGGATCCAGCTGGTGCACCATTCTTAAATCCACGTCTGTTCCACTGCCGAATTCTGTTCAACAAGCGTCTACGCGTGGAAGAAGTGCCTCACTTTGAACAGGAT GATCTCAACGTGGATGACGTTATGGTTCTTGATGGCGGcgacgaaatctatgtctggaTTGGCAACGGAGCTACCGACGAAGAGAGGGCTAAATCGATTGACATGGCCAAGCAGTACATCCGTACGGATCCATCCGAGCGTAACGAGGATACGGTACCGATTGTGATCCTGAAGCAGGGTGACGAACCACGTAGCTTCAAACGTCTGTTCCCCTCGTGGGACGATAGTCACTGGGAG TCGCAGTCATCGTACGAGACTATTAGACAGAAGATAATGGACCTAAATGAACCACGTTTATAA